A section of the Petrimonas sulfuriphila genome encodes:
- the secDF gene encoding protein translocase subunit SecDF, whose amino-acid sequence MQNKGFIKVFAIILTLICLFYLSFTVVGRQYNKKADAYAKGDLELKNQYLDSLSTEKVYLGYTLKQIREKEIGLGLDLKGGMNVIVEMDVAQVLRALANTDDPQFNQALQETIVQNRKGSSSDFITLFRQNYERINPDGKLANIFSITMSDRVTPTATNDQVVNVLRQEVKSAADNSFNVLRTRIDRFGVVAPNIQRLDQAERILIEMPGITEPERVRNLLQGSANLEFWKTYNVNELGTYFNEINTRSAEYAQAVRGAAATSTDSATITETTDSLTLDSSSAEEEKMEINKSFVEYFAQPYFAMSGASGPIVGTAAKNDTAAVNYLLQRYKDIFPADVRFKWGFKPIDQRETYFELYALKGDGTRRGPALEGDVVTNAKADQGQQGSAWEVSMTMNSAGASRWATITGAEKGKSIAIVLDGYVYSAPTVNDRIEGGRSSISGRFTPEEAGDLENVLKSGKMKAGVRIVQEDVVGPSLGQEAIRDGFVSFVIALIVLFIFTCLLYGIIPGMVINGALLINFFFTLGVLAAFQAVLTLPGIAGMILSLAMAVDANVLINERIKEELANGKSLRKALEDGYKNAFSAILDSNLTTIITGIILAIFGTGPIKGFAVTLIIGISVSFLTAVFLTRLVYEYQFEKNRWQKLTFNTGFSRAIFNVYNFDFIKNSKKIILAILIFGVVSIGSLFTLKLNTGIDFTGGRNYIVRFDQPVKTGDIEQALQPVLGGSAQVITIGSSNQVRISTNYMIDSESATVEDDLVTLLGEGLKDYIAPGSSINDHILSSQKVGPSVAEDTMKNAFLALTIALICMGIYIFARFRNWAFSVGTVAALSIDTFAVIGFYSLLWKVMPFSMEIDQTFVAAILTIVGYSINDKVVVFDRFREVHQLYPKRELRALFNDSMNAVLARTINTGLSTILVILCILFLGGDAVRSFVFAMLIGVVVGTVTSLFIASPVAYSIMRTQQEKKQLEPKK is encoded by the coding sequence ATGCAAAACAAAGGATTTATTAAAGTTTTCGCAATCATACTCACGCTTATCTGTTTGTTCTACTTATCTTTTACCGTAGTAGGCAGACAATACAACAAAAAAGCCGATGCGTATGCCAAAGGAGACTTGGAACTAAAGAATCAGTATCTCGATTCACTTTCTACCGAGAAAGTCTATTTAGGATACACACTAAAACAAATTCGTGAAAAAGAGATCGGTTTAGGACTCGACCTGAAAGGCGGGATGAACGTGATTGTGGAAATGGATGTTGCCCAGGTTCTCAGGGCGCTGGCCAACACCGATGACCCGCAATTTAACCAGGCATTGCAGGAAACGATTGTTCAAAACAGAAAAGGAAGTTCATCCGACTTCATCACTCTTTTCCGTCAAAACTACGAAAGAATAAATCCCGATGGTAAGCTGGCAAATATCTTCAGCATCACCATGAGTGACAGGGTGACCCCTACAGCAACCAACGACCAGGTAGTCAACGTCCTCCGGCAGGAAGTGAAAAGTGCTGCTGACAACTCGTTTAATGTGCTTCGTACACGTATCGACCGTTTCGGGGTAGTTGCTCCCAACATTCAACGCCTTGATCAGGCCGAACGTATTCTTATCGAGATGCCCGGTATTACGGAACCCGAACGCGTTCGAAATCTTCTGCAAGGAAGCGCCAACCTGGAGTTCTGGAAAACCTACAACGTAAACGAACTCGGAACATACTTCAACGAAATAAACACCCGTTCCGCAGAATATGCGCAGGCTGTTCGTGGCGCTGCGGCAACATCCACCGATTCCGCCACAATAACAGAAACAACGGATTCATTGACACTGGATTCATCAAGTGCTGAGGAAGAAAAAATGGAGATCAACAAAAGTTTTGTTGAATATTTTGCTCAACCCTACTTTGCCATGAGCGGTGCCAGTGGACCTATTGTGGGAACGGCTGCCAAAAACGATACAGCCGCAGTTAATTACCTGCTTCAACGATACAAAGATATTTTCCCTGCCGACGTTCGTTTCAAATGGGGATTTAAACCCATCGACCAGCGCGAGACCTATTTTGAGTTATATGCACTGAAAGGTGACGGGACCCGACGCGGACCCGCTCTCGAAGGAGATGTTGTTACCAACGCAAAGGCCGACCAGGGCCAACAAGGTTCGGCCTGGGAGGTGAGCATGACCATGAACTCGGCCGGCGCAAGCCGCTGGGCAACCATTACGGGGGCAGAAAAAGGCAAATCCATCGCCATCGTACTTGATGGCTACGTTTACTCCGCACCTACCGTAAATGACCGCATCGAAGGCGGACGTTCCTCCATTTCCGGACGATTCACCCCGGAAGAAGCAGGTGACTTGGAGAACGTGTTGAAATCGGGAAAAATGAAAGCGGGTGTCCGCATCGTTCAGGAAGATGTCGTAGGACCCTCACTGGGGCAGGAAGCTATTCGCGACGGTTTTGTGTCGTTTGTCATTGCCCTTATCGTACTGTTTATCTTCACCTGCTTGCTATACGGAATTATCCCGGGAATGGTAATCAACGGCGCGCTGCTCATCAACTTCTTCTTCACGCTGGGAGTCCTGGCAGCATTCCAGGCAGTCCTTACCCTGCCGGGTATCGCGGGGATGATCTTGTCGCTCGCTATGGCTGTGGATGCCAACGTACTGATTAACGAACGTATCAAGGAAGAACTGGCTAATGGAAAATCGTTGCGTAAAGCACTGGAAGACGGTTATAAGAATGCTTTCTCGGCAATTCTCGACTCCAACCTGACAACCATCATCACCGGTATCATCTTGGCGATCTTTGGAACAGGTCCTATCAAAGGATTTGCCGTTACACTGATCATCGGTATTTCCGTTTCGTTCCTAACCGCCGTTTTCTTAACTCGTTTGGTTTACGAGTATCAATTTGAAAAAAACAGGTGGCAAAAACTTACTTTCAATACCGGATTCTCGAGGGCTATCTTTAACGTATATAACTTCGATTTCATCAAAAACAGCAAGAAAATCATACTGGCAATACTCATTTTTGGAGTTGTCAGCATCGGTTCACTCTTTACCTTGAAATTGAATACGGGTATCGACTTTACCGGTGGACGCAACTACATTGTGCGTTTCGACCAGCCGGTAAAAACAGGAGATATTGAACAAGCATTGCAACCGGTCTTAGGCGGATCGGCACAGGTAATCACCATCGGCTCAAGCAATCAGGTGCGTATTTCTACCAACTATATGATTGATTCCGAAAGCGCAACCGTGGAAGACGATTTAGTTACACTGCTTGGGGAAGGGTTAAAAGATTACATTGCACCCGGAAGCAGCATCAACGACCACATCCTGAGCTCACAGAAAGTGGGTCCAAGCGTTGCCGAAGACACGATGAAGAATGCCTTCCTGGCGCTTACCATCGCTTTAATCTGTATGGGTATCTACATTTTTGCCCGTTTCCGTAATTGGGCATTCTCCGTAGGAACAGTTGCAGCACTATCTATTGACACGTTTGCCGTTATCGGTTTTTATTCACTTCTTTGGAAGGTAATGCCGTTCTCAATGGAAATCGACCAGACATTTGTTGCGGCTATCCTGACCATTGTGGGTTACTCCATCAACGACAAAGTGGTTGTGTTCGACCGTTTCCGTGAAGTGCACCAGTTGTATCCCAAACGCGAACTGCGCGCACTGTTCAACGACTCCATGAACGCCGTATTGGCACGTACCATCAACACCGGTTTGAGTACGATCCTGGTTATCTTGTGTATTCTGTTCCTGGGAGGTGATGCCGTAAGAAGTTTCGTGTTCGCCATGTTGATCGGGGTAGTTGTTGGAACTGTAACAAGTTTGTTCATTGCTTCACCTGTAGCTTACTCGATCATGAGAACGCAGCAGGAAAAGAAACAATTGGAACCTAAAAAATAA
- a CDS encoding M3 family metallopeptidase, with amino-acid sequence MALLACNNAKTGEQARENGAIFYTEFDTPFGMPPFDKISFSDFKPAFLKGMEEETGEIDSIANNTEAPTFENTIAALDNSGRLLNRVSRVFYGLKGAETNDSIQALAEELSPLMSEHRDNINFNDKLFARIKTLRDDTTGMNLTTEQYRLLDNYYKGFVRSGSMLGETEKNRLREINKELSSLTLKFGNNLLKETNGFKLVLENQHDLAGLPEGVIAAAAETAKKEGQDGKWVFTLQKPSWLPFLQYAEKRELREKLYKAMFNRGDNDNENDNKKIINDIVNLRIEKAQMLGYKTHADFILDENMAKTAANVYKLLNDVWKYALPQAKKEAAELQAMVDAEGGNFKIESWDWWYYTEKLRLQKYALNEEEIRPYFKMENVREGVFEVANRLYGLNFKKLDNVPVYHPEVEAYEVLDADGSHISVFYTDYFPRAGKNAGAWMSSFRGQQIRNGENIRPLVFNVGNFTRPTETTPSLLTLDEVETLFHEFGHGLHGMLSNVTYSGVSGTSVSRDFVELPSQIMEHWAFHPEVLKLYAKHYQTGEVIPDSLIAKIDAASKFNMGFTTTEFVAAALLDMDYHTQSERKNIDVRDFEKKSMEKIGLISEIIPRYRSTYFSHIFSGGYSAGYYAYLWAEVLDADAFQPFADKGVFDKATAASFRENILSKGNSDDPMILYKKYRGAEPNPIYLLKNRGFVQ; translated from the coding sequence ATGGCCTTACTTGCTTGTAACAACGCAAAAACCGGGGAACAGGCCCGGGAAAACGGAGCTATTTTTTACACCGAATTCGACACACCGTTCGGGATGCCACCCTTTGACAAAATTTCCTTTTCCGATTTTAAGCCCGCATTTTTAAAAGGGATGGAAGAGGAAACCGGCGAAATTGATTCTATTGCGAACAATACGGAAGCACCCACCTTTGAAAACACCATTGCAGCATTGGACAACAGCGGACGTTTACTGAACAGGGTTTCACGCGTCTTTTACGGTTTAAAGGGAGCTGAAACCAACGATTCTATTCAGGCGTTGGCTGAGGAGTTATCCCCGCTGATGTCCGAACACCGGGACAACATCAATTTTAACGACAAGCTGTTTGCCCGCATCAAAACGCTTCGCGATGACACGACGGGTATGAACCTGACTACCGAACAGTATCGTTTGCTGGACAACTATTATAAAGGGTTTGTCCGTTCGGGAAGCATGTTGGGCGAAACAGAGAAAAACAGGCTCCGTGAAATCAACAAGGAACTTTCCTCCCTTACGCTTAAATTCGGGAACAACCTGCTGAAAGAGACCAACGGTTTTAAATTGGTACTCGAAAATCAACATGATCTGGCCGGACTCCCCGAAGGAGTAATCGCTGCTGCTGCTGAAACCGCTAAAAAGGAAGGACAGGATGGAAAGTGGGTATTCACCCTTCAAAAACCCAGTTGGTTACCGTTCCTGCAGTATGCTGAAAAACGTGAATTAAGGGAAAAACTATACAAGGCCATGTTCAACCGCGGCGACAACGATAACGAAAACGACAACAAGAAAATCATCAACGACATCGTGAACCTGCGTATCGAAAAAGCGCAAATGCTCGGCTACAAAACCCACGCCGATTTCATACTGGACGAAAACATGGCTAAAACAGCGGCAAACGTTTACAAGCTGCTCAACGATGTATGGAAGTACGCTTTACCACAGGCAAAGAAAGAGGCTGCCGAACTTCAGGCGATGGTCGACGCCGAAGGCGGAAACTTTAAAATCGAATCGTGGGACTGGTGGTATTACACCGAAAAACTCCGCCTACAGAAGTATGCCCTCAACGAAGAAGAAATCAGACCCTACTTCAAGATGGAAAACGTTCGCGAAGGCGTATTTGAAGTAGCCAACCGTCTCTACGGACTGAATTTCAAAAAGTTGGATAACGTTCCGGTTTACCATCCCGAAGTAGAAGCTTATGAGGTGCTGGATGCCGACGGTTCCCATATCTCGGTATTCTACACCGATTACTTTCCACGTGCAGGTAAAAATGCCGGAGCCTGGATGAGCAGCTTCCGCGGGCAGCAAATTCGCAATGGCGAAAACATCCGTCCGCTCGTTTTCAACGTGGGCAACTTTACACGTCCCACGGAAACCACTCCTTCACTGCTTACGTTAGACGAAGTGGAAACACTTTTCCACGAATTCGGACACGGTTTGCACGGAATGTTGTCAAACGTGACCTATTCAGGCGTTTCCGGCACAAGCGTGTCGCGCGACTTTGTGGAACTTCCCTCACAAATCATGGAGCATTGGGCATTCCATCCCGAAGTGTTAAAACTTTACGCCAAACATTACCAAACAGGTGAAGTAATCCCCGATTCACTGATCGCTAAAATAGACGCAGCGTCCAAATTCAATATGGGATTCACTACCACCGAATTTGTTGCGGCTGCACTGCTCGATATGGATTACCACACACAAAGCGAAAGAAAAAATATTGACGTTCGCGATTTTGAGAAAAAATCCATGGAGAAAATCGGACTTATCAGTGAAATTATTCCCCGTTACCGCAGCACCTATTTCTCGCATATCTTTAGTGGGGGCTATTCTGCCGGATATTATGCTTACCTGTGGGCAGAAGTATTGGATGCCGATGCGTTCCAGCCTTTTGCTGATAAAGGGGTGTTCGATAAAGCGACAGCCGCTTCGTTCCGTGAAAACATTTTATCGAAAGGCAACTCGGACGACCCGATGATCCTTTACAAGAAGTACCGCGGAGCAGAACCTAATCCAATCTACCTGTTGAAAAACAGGGGATTTGTGCAGTAA
- a CDS encoding SPFH domain-containing protein yields the protein METKEFIFNSFKANGFLMLFLLLLMLGGTVFCFFLGNAGVIAGCFLALIWFVLLFGFVKLEPNEAVVMIFFGKYKGILKETGFFWVNPFMSKKKLSMRARNLNVNPIKVNDKVGNPILIGLVLVWKLKDTYKAMFEIDAQTMAASKPGKDGTVTYSVSKQMDAFENFVAVQSDAALRQVAGQYAYDNNVVSDAAITLRSGGDEVNVDLLNELNNRLEMAGIEIVEARINYLAYAPEIAAVMLRRQQAEAIISAREKIVEGAVSMVKMALERIEDENIIEMDSDKKAAMVSNLLVVLCADESAQPVLNTGTLYQ from the coding sequence ATGGAAACAAAGGAATTTATTTTTAACAGTTTTAAAGCGAACGGTTTTCTTATGCTTTTTTTGTTGCTTCTAATGCTTGGGGGAACTGTTTTTTGTTTTTTTCTGGGTAATGCAGGGGTTATAGCCGGTTGTTTTTTAGCATTGATCTGGTTTGTACTGCTTTTCGGATTTGTAAAACTCGAACCCAATGAAGCAGTAGTGATGATCTTCTTTGGGAAGTACAAGGGTATTTTAAAAGAAACCGGGTTCTTTTGGGTTAATCCGTTCATGTCCAAGAAAAAACTATCGATGCGTGCCAGAAACCTGAATGTGAATCCGATAAAAGTCAACGATAAAGTGGGAAATCCCATTTTGATAGGATTGGTATTGGTTTGGAAACTTAAAGATACGTACAAGGCAATGTTTGAAATTGACGCACAGACAATGGCGGCTTCCAAACCGGGCAAAGACGGCACGGTAACTTATTCGGTGAGTAAACAAATGGATGCGTTTGAAAACTTTGTTGCTGTTCAGAGTGATGCCGCTTTGCGCCAGGTTGCCGGGCAATACGCTTACGACAATAATGTGGTGTCGGATGCGGCAATTACGCTCCGTTCGGGAGGTGACGAGGTGAACGTGGATTTGCTCAACGAGTTGAATAACCGTTTGGAAATGGCGGGTATAGAAATTGTTGAAGCGCGCATCAATTACCTGGCATATGCCCCCGAAATTGCAGCCGTGATGCTTCGCCGTCAACAAGCCGAAGCCATTATCTCGGCACGCGAGAAGATTGTTGAAGGAGCGGTGTCGATGGTAAAGATGGCGCTCGAACGCATTGAAGACGAAAACATCATTGAGATGGATAGCGATAAAAAGGCAGCCATGGTAAGTAACCTGTTAGTAGTGCTTTGTGCCGATGAATCGGCGCAGCCTGTATTGAATACAGGAACATTGTATCAGTAA
- a CDS encoding Arc family DNA-binding protein, with translation MAKKEKTTRNFALRLDSETMEAIEKWAADEFRSVNGQIQWVLDQALKKNGRLKEKG, from the coding sequence ATGGCTAAAAAAGAAAAAACAACCCGGAACTTCGCATTGCGGCTGGACTCAGAAACGATGGAGGCTATTGAAAAATGGGCTGCCGATGAGTTTCGCAGTGTTAATGGCCAAATCCAGTGGGTCCTGGATCAGGCGTTGAAGAAAAACGGGAGGTTGAAGGAAAAGGGTTAA
- a CDS encoding BlaI/MecI/CopY family transcriptional regulator, with protein sequence MKQLTAKEEEVMRYFWENDALFVKQLVEMYPEPKPHFNTLSTYVRALEEKGFLSHETFGTTYRYFAVITEEEYRNGTLRNVVRKYFDNSYLSVVSSLIKEENISVEEVRKLLDEVEKLNEN encoded by the coding sequence ATGAAACAATTAACAGCCAAAGAAGAAGAAGTTATGCGTTATTTTTGGGAAAACGATGCGTTGTTTGTGAAGCAACTCGTAGAAATGTATCCCGAACCGAAGCCGCATTTCAATACGTTATCCACCTATGTGCGGGCACTGGAAGAGAAAGGTTTTTTGTCTCACGAAACATTTGGGACCACATACCGCTATTTTGCCGTAATTACGGAAGAGGAGTATCGCAACGGAACGCTTCGGAATGTGGTGAGGAAATATTTCGATAATTCGTACCTGAGCGTAGTCTCGTCGTTGATCAAAGAGGAGAATATTTCGGTGGAAGAGGTGAGGAAACTGCTGGACGAAGTGGAAAAGTTGAATGAGAACTGA
- a CDS encoding TonB-dependent receptor plug domain-containing protein, which yields METFLYYLLRASVLMAFFYGFYRLFFGKNTFHRFNRFLLISIVMLVVVLPVLRFSLLPVKKVEPIAETIAFDPSNIPVSEIVGPQPHIVIPWVPVLSVLFAAGFLFAVLRYLAGLNQLIRIIRRAEKQSLADETVLCVTDKDIAPFSWMKNIVLSRKDITADNRAIINHERAHIHLLHSYDMIFFDLFTCVFWFNPFSWLLRREIQSVHEYQADEQVLTSGTDAKQYQLLLIRKSVGEHKFALANNFRQRDLHKRITMMMKNKTNKQMKWSYTAALPVLFLAMVVLSVPKLNAKVVEKEIENTSENEIMTTQMGDSIIIADNRADLTKNPLELGNTRVLTKDSSDFVIAFEEKLTVSGLVKDNQGIIMGAAVVIKGTNRGTITDSQGKFVIKVDKGSTLVFSMINYKSSEYTVDEAKDNLVIVLSPDELSPDEEIAVGSGQMSSLKGELRGLKIREKEGENVIGIRTPDGMQPLLIVDGKRTSEEELQGINPKEIKSIDVLKNETSTFLYGEDGKNGVVLITMKKPAQHAIISTHGLKGKPLIVVDEKKMPADFELNTVNPDKIESITVLKDKSANEIYGDEGKNGVIIIKTK from the coding sequence ATGGAAACATTTTTATATTACCTGCTTCGCGCCTCCGTTCTGATGGCCTTTTTTTACGGTTTCTACAGGCTTTTTTTCGGAAAAAATACGTTTCATCGCTTCAATCGTTTTTTGTTGATATCGATCGTGATGCTGGTCGTCGTGCTTCCGGTCTTGCGTTTCAGTTTGCTTCCCGTAAAAAAAGTAGAACCAATCGCAGAAACAATTGCCTTTGATCCCTCGAATATTCCAGTGAGTGAGATTGTTGGACCGCAACCACATATTGTAATTCCATGGGTGCCGGTACTGTCGGTTCTGTTTGCCGCCGGATTCCTTTTCGCTGTTTTGCGTTACCTGGCGGGACTGAATCAGCTTATCCGTATTATTCGGAGGGCAGAGAAGCAGTCATTGGCCGACGAAACAGTTTTATGTGTAACCGATAAAGATATTGCGCCGTTCAGTTGGATGAAAAACATTGTTTTGTCACGCAAAGACATTACGGCAGACAATCGGGCTATCATCAATCACGAACGGGCACATATTCATTTGCTACATTCATACGATATGATTTTTTTCGATCTGTTCACGTGTGTTTTCTGGTTTAACCCTTTCTCGTGGCTGCTGCGAAGGGAAATTCAATCGGTTCACGAATACCAGGCCGACGAACAGGTCCTTACCAGCGGCACCGATGCAAAACAATATCAACTTTTATTAATCCGCAAGAGTGTGGGCGAACATAAGTTTGCTTTGGCAAACAACTTCCGTCAGCGCGACTTGCACAAAAGAATTACAATGATGATGAAAAACAAAACCAACAAACAAATGAAATGGAGCTACACGGCGGCGCTTCCCGTGTTGTTTCTGGCTATGGTCGTCCTCTCGGTTCCTAAACTGAATGCGAAAGTGGTGGAAAAGGAAATTGAAAACACTTCTGAAAACGAGATAATGACGACTCAAATGGGGGATTCGATAATTATTGCCGATAATCGGGCAGATTTGACAAAAAATCCGTTAGAATTAGGGAACACACGAGTTTTGACGAAGGATAGTTCAGATTTTGTCATCGCGTTTGAGGAAAAGCTTACTGTATCTGGTTTAGTGAAAGACAACCAGGGTATTATAATGGGGGCAGCTGTTGTTATTAAAGGAACAAACCGGGGAACCATCACTGACTCACAAGGAAAATTTGTAATAAAAGTGGATAAAGGCAGTACGCTCGTGTTTTCGATGATTAATTATAAATCTTCGGAATATACGGTCGATGAAGCGAAAGACAATCTGGTTATCGTGTTATCTCCCGATGAGTTATCTCCCGATGAGGAAATCGCTGTGGGTTCAGGACAGATGTCCTCCCTCAAAGGAGAATTGCGAGGTCTTAAAATCCGGGAAAAGGAGGGTGAGAATGTTATCGGAATCCGTACCCCGGACGGAATGCAACCGTTGCTTATCGTGGATGGAAAACGGACTTCGGAAGAAGAACTTCAGGGAATCAATCCCAAGGAAATCAAATCGATAGATGTTCTGAAGAACGAGACATCCACGTTCCTTTACGGCGAAGACGGGAAAAACGGTGTGGTGTTGATTACAATGAAAAAGCCGGCTCAACATGCAATAATTTCGACTCATGGGTTGAAGGGAAAACCCTTGATTGTTGTTGACGAAAAAAAAATGCCGGCAGACTTTGAGCTAAACACCGTTAATCCCGATAAGATTGAGTCGATAACAGTATTAAAGGATAAATCCGCTAATGAAATTTACGGCGACGAGGGAAAGAACGGGGTGATAATTATTAAAACGAAATAG
- a CDS encoding prolyl oligopeptidase family serine peptidase, with product MNSSIKFTLTVFFTVISTSAVFAQTDSVLLREINSLKQTVNDYQHRFDVLEKQIDDLMWFRRLEDIAHVDKVRLTSTPRWKPKDPDDRFAGNKLQFYTYVFIPKTVDTNRKYPLIVLPHSGIHANFSTYYAHIVRELIAQEYVVVSAEYRGSTGYGKTTYENIDYGGRENDDVLESRNYMIDNYSFVDSTRVGIIGWSHGGMIALMQILQHGDNYQCAFAGVPVSDLENRLASHEESYTDYFTAPHHIGESIRENPGEYARRSPTHYARNLNKPLLIYTNTNDNDVYVEEVKLMIETLKKEGKQFEYTIFEEASGGHGFDRIDSKEATDIRYGVHKFLERYLNPPKPFKSAAEMRVAAYGF from the coding sequence ATGAACTCATCAATCAAATTTACCTTGACCGTCTTTTTTACGGTTATCAGTACCTCAGCCGTCTTTGCACAGACCGATTCCGTCTTGCTGAGAGAGATCAACTCCTTGAAACAGACAGTAAACGACTATCAGCATCGTTTTGATGTATTGGAAAAGCAAATCGACGACCTGATGTGGTTCCGGCGGTTGGAAGATATTGCCCATGTCGACAAAGTGAGGCTAACCAGTACTCCCCGATGGAAACCGAAAGACCCTGACGACCGCTTCGCAGGCAACAAATTACAGTTCTATACCTATGTGTTCATTCCCAAAACTGTGGACACCAACAGGAAATACCCGTTAATTGTCCTGCCACACAGCGGGATTCATGCCAATTTTTCTACCTACTACGCGCACATCGTACGCGAGCTGATTGCCCAGGAATACGTGGTGGTATCGGCGGAATACCGGGGCAGCACGGGATACGGAAAAACCACGTACGAAAACATCGATTACGGCGGCCGTGAAAACGACGATGTACTGGAAAGTCGAAACTATATGATTGATAACTATAGCTTTGTGGATTCCACCCGCGTGGGTATCATCGGGTGGAGCCACGGTGGAATGATTGCGTTGATGCAAATCTTGCAGCACGGCGACAACTACCAATGTGCATTTGCCGGAGTGCCCGTAAGCGACTTGGAAAACCGGCTGGCCTCGCACGAAGAGAGTTATACGGATTACTTCACGGCACCTCACCATATCGGGGAAAGTATCCGGGAAAATCCCGGAGAATATGCAAGGCGCTCCCCCACTCACTACGCCAGGAACCTGAACAAACCGTTGTTAATTTACACCAACACCAACGACAACGACGTCTATGTGGAAGAAGTAAAATTAATGATCGAAACCCTGAAAAAAGAGGGTAAACAGTTTGAATACACCATCTTTGAAGAAGCATCTGGCGGGCACGGCTTCGACCGTATCGACAGCAAGGAGGCCACCGATATCCGCTATGGCGTGCATAAATTTCTGGAACGTTACCTGAATCCGCCCAAACCGTTCAAATCGGCGGCAGAAATGCGTGTGGCGGCGTACGGATTTTAA
- the crcB gene encoding fluoride efflux transporter CrcB, whose amino-acid sequence MLKEMLYVGLGGGAGSILRFLTSKIVAKYAHDYFLFLGTFAANIIGCFLIGVLSGWMLANQPDNQPFRLLFIVGFCGGYTTFSTFAFENLRLLELGQWTLLLGYTLFSVVLGIFAAWAGMKIGA is encoded by the coding sequence ATGCTAAAAGAAATGCTATACGTGGGATTGGGGGGTGGAGCCGGCAGTATACTGCGGTTCCTTACCTCGAAAATCGTGGCGAAGTATGCGCACGATTATTTTCTATTTTTAGGGACGTTCGCCGCAAACATTATCGGGTGTTTCCTGATAGGGGTTTTGTCGGGGTGGATGCTCGCCAACCAACCCGATAATCAACCGTTCAGGTTGCTTTTTATCGTAGGATTCTGCGGCGGATACACTACATTTTCGACGTTTGCGTTTGAGAACCTCCGGTTACTGGAACTCGGCCAGTGGACGCTGTTGCTGGGCTACACCCTGTTCAGCGTTGTCCTGGGGATCTTTGCCGCCTGGGCGGGAATGAAAATCGGTGCTTAA